A region from the Flavobacteriales bacterium genome encodes:
- a CDS encoding HlyC/CorC family transporter produces MSPTDLTILIVALLFSAFSSGLEIAFVSANKLYVELQRKQGDLGARLLAGLYRRPHRVIGALLVGNNIAIVVSSLMLAKGIDPWLHSIYPHEWFELTASTVIGTLIILVVAEYFPKSLFRIDPNGILTVFAVPLQLIYVVLWLPMMVFTGISELLLRLIGVRAKPGQPVFGRIDLDEFLKQVSESTPADKDMDAEVGYFRNTLELSSTKARDRMVPRAEIEAIDVEETVATLQKRFADTGLSKLLVYKDGIDNIIGYVHGYEMFRRPRTIRSVMRPVNFIPGTMPVDQVLQLFTKQKAHVAVVVDEFGGTAGMLTIEDVVETIVGDIDDEHDLGEVVEERLGEHEFLFSGRVEVERLRDHFGLDFPVDEEFGTLAGWILHHTEELPEQGAQLDIGAFHLTIAQVTHGRIDLVRLKVEDTGAGLVG; encoded by the coding sequence TTGAGCCCTACCGACCTTACCATACTCATTGTTGCGCTGCTGTTCTCGGCCTTCAGCAGCGGGCTGGAGATCGCCTTCGTGAGCGCCAACAAGCTCTATGTGGAGCTGCAACGCAAGCAGGGCGATCTGGGCGCGCGGCTCCTGGCGGGCCTTTATCGGCGGCCGCACCGTGTCATCGGCGCCTTGCTCGTGGGGAACAACATCGCCATCGTGGTCAGTTCGCTCATGCTGGCCAAAGGCATCGATCCCTGGTTGCACAGTATTTATCCGCACGAGTGGTTCGAGCTAACGGCCAGCACGGTCATCGGCACGCTCATCATCCTGGTGGTGGCGGAGTACTTCCCCAAGTCGCTCTTCCGCATCGACCCCAACGGGATCCTCACGGTGTTCGCCGTGCCGCTGCAACTCATCTACGTGGTGCTCTGGCTGCCCATGATGGTGTTCACCGGTATCAGTGAGCTGCTGCTGCGGCTCATCGGCGTGCGCGCCAAGCCTGGTCAGCCCGTTTTCGGCCGCATCGACCTTGATGAGTTCCTGAAGCAGGTGAGCGAAAGCACGCCCGCCGACAAGGACATGGACGCAGAGGTGGGCTACTTCCGCAACACCTTGGAGCTGAGCAGCACCAAGGCCCGCGATCGCATGGTGCCCCGTGCGGAGATCGAAGCCATCGACGTGGAGGAGACGGTGGCCACGTTGCAAAAACGCTTCGCCGACACCGGCCTGAGCAAGTTGCTGGTGTACAAGGACGGTATCGACAACATCATCGGTTATGTGCACGGCTACGAGATGTTCCGCCGCCCGCGCACCATCCGCAGCGTCATGCGCCCGGTGAACTTCATCCCCGGCACTATGCCCGTGGACCAGGTGCTGCAGCTCTTCACCAAACAGAAGGCACACGTGGCCGTGGTGGTGGACGAGTTCGGCGGCACGGCCGGCATGCTCACCATTGAGGATGTGGTGGAAACCATTGTGGGCGACATCGACGATGAGCACGACCTGGGCGAGGTGGTGGAGGAGCGCCTGGGGGAACACGAGTTCCTTTTCAGCGGTCGGGTGGAGGTGGAGCGGCTCCGTGACCATTTCGGCCTCGACTTCCCCGTGGACGAGGAGTTCGGCACCCTGGCCGGATGGATCCTGCACCACACCGAGGAACTGCCCGAGCAGGGAGCCCAGCTCGACATCGGCGCCTTCCACCTCACCATTGCCCAGGTGACCCACGGCCGCATCGACCTGGTGCGGCTCAAAGTGGAGGACACGGGGGCGGGGCTGGTGGGGTAG
- a CDS encoding VCBS repeat-containing protein: MTVGDFNGNGRSELLVNLYDDQWNNAYAYTFEWSTNPTWSAAQTLPNANAVSRARHMHVMDYDGDGKQELIVRQNEYGDGFQMLTQTSENTWTEQYTSPSLAADMDDHVWIGDVDGDGKDDVLVNYYTGSWWLYTSTGANFSVFARWKADQLSFTPFLDADDETVFLADFNGDGRADIFRSEAGTDVARVHYSMGYTPTGPSFSWTNYVVEGFQPLTTLTLGDMNGDGKHDVLNYALYTEPLEIHYFNKGAHERSMTHASNGMGALTTWTLAYTSDAAVYTQETYGAGLSEVSTAGPMEVVAGMSNPDGVGGRYSDWYSYENAWRQQYARRFMGFERTVHDDIRKQLRTERKRKRTSGISGLLPETVDMSSLVDQTLLHGAVRTYTFLTTGIANYTRVLVETEQRTNHLDNRTSTWTMLDFDVDGNVEESMLDINGIEEVHTTTTWVARGPSTRLAKPELVTVESTRDGVPPVSKQTNYTYYTSGRLDKTIDFFGTPQTRTTDRQYNNTGNLVLQREYYTALPVAGYRTTQLAYDAKRRYPTEQTIVWNDGGVFRDITTTTTCGDPRWGAPTAQLGPDGLTTLSTYDSWGRTSTWSAPHEAGTPRYELTYEHDWAVDPVTHQYTQLRTNDPGGADRIGYFDLFGREVEAWTEAYDHGWHEQTMAYDAAGRLAEQTVPHFDGEAFETVNLGYDDYHRLSTSTSDVRGTSTKAYSVAQNGELTVTSTTPAGHVSTVTTDGTGKTVRASDDGGELSYSYDSWGNLLRVKHGGQSLSWWTYDSYGRRETMHDVDAGTTAYAYDGFGQITTEVNALGQATELTRDNLGRVLSRTGEEGTTTYTYFYQNDRFVNVPVTIEGPDATFSYEYDDSYNRMTKELRTINGVDYPMYFTYDDHDRLSTIEYGSQLQVLRSYFDNGALATVETSFGTVFDSPEMNGLGQYTGYMMADGNELDIVREHGWTKEITAGTVQDLAYDIEPETGNMLSRYDRVKERKEIFTYDDLDRLKTSEVLSVLGGGNYSLVSSTEYEYDEFGTGQSRGNLEVKSDVGQLKFSGRHKVSGAYNLDYPNPNNQPPKLINLETQTVEYTPFQKASRVMELVGTDDWKLDYTYGPDQQRVLSVLEQNGSGYMSRVYAGSFEKVEQQGDAWEVHYIGGGDGLCAMVVHDLTQNEWKTYAVYKDHQGSLVTLTDADGGSVVTEQAFDAWGRWRNPQDWGDTDIPQQPFWLLRGYTGHEHMEPFASINMNGRLYDPVNGRMFSADNYVQGSNWTQGYNRYAYAANNPMKYTDPTGDFIVIDDWLHGFVHGYFSTSTDRWDAGVAVGNHEGEMAARIWAGLGQTDSKNDFWGQSWEIISRLTWQSPQTAFGLGYGLFTNMTSDVNSVETYGGATVINVTGFSGGVTIGSYITGGTSIKADPSNPLFQHEYGHYLQSKAYGPWYMEKVALPSLISAASSETGTEHGAHPVEQDANRRSFEYMQGRYEQYNGWNHNSNTILVYDATRGYSDASNRAALQRAKVSLEWYDFAITGFTGGFTLTGGIVNVINMNY; this comes from the coding sequence ATGACTGTCGGTGACTTCAACGGGAACGGCCGTAGCGAACTGCTCGTGAACCTATATGACGACCAATGGAACAACGCCTACGCCTACACCTTTGAATGGAGTACGAACCCGACATGGTCCGCGGCTCAGACCCTGCCGAATGCGAACGCCGTTTCTCGTGCTCGGCACATGCATGTTATGGATTATGATGGCGATGGCAAGCAGGAACTTATTGTCAGACAGAACGAGTATGGTGATGGATTCCAGATGTTGACGCAGACCAGCGAGAACACCTGGACCGAGCAGTACACCTCCCCCTCCCTAGCGGCCGACATGGACGACCATGTTTGGATCGGCGATGTGGACGGCGATGGAAAGGACGATGTGCTTGTCAACTACTACACCGGGTCATGGTGGCTTTACACGAGCACCGGTGCCAACTTTTCCGTGTTCGCCAGGTGGAAAGCCGATCAACTGTCGTTCACGCCGTTTCTCGACGCGGATGATGAGACGGTGTTCCTCGCCGACTTCAATGGCGATGGGCGCGCGGACATTTTCCGCTCAGAGGCCGGTACGGATGTGGCACGGGTCCACTATTCCATGGGCTACACCCCAACGGGTCCTTCCTTCAGTTGGACCAACTACGTGGTGGAGGGGTTCCAACCCTTGACCACACTGACCCTCGGTGACATGAACGGCGACGGAAAGCACGATGTACTGAACTACGCCCTCTACACCGAGCCATTGGAGATCCACTACTTCAACAAAGGCGCTCATGAGCGCAGCATGACCCATGCGAGCAATGGCATGGGTGCGCTGACCACATGGACACTGGCCTACACCAGTGATGCTGCGGTGTACACCCAGGAGACGTACGGGGCTGGTCTTAGCGAAGTGAGCACCGCCGGACCGATGGAAGTGGTGGCCGGCATGAGCAACCCTGATGGTGTTGGCGGGCGTTATTCGGACTGGTACAGCTATGAGAACGCGTGGCGGCAACAGTATGCCCGTCGCTTCATGGGCTTCGAGCGCACGGTGCATGACGACATTCGCAAGCAACTGCGCACCGAGCGCAAGCGCAAGCGCACGAGCGGGATCAGCGGGTTATTGCCGGAAACGGTGGATATGAGCAGCCTGGTGGACCAAACCCTTCTACACGGTGCCGTGAGGACGTACACGTTCCTGACCACGGGTATCGCCAACTATACCCGCGTACTCGTGGAAACCGAGCAACGAACCAACCACTTGGACAATAGGACCAGCACTTGGACCATGCTCGACTTCGACGTGGACGGAAACGTGGAAGAGAGCATGTTGGACATCAACGGCATCGAGGAAGTTCACACCACCACCACATGGGTGGCCCGCGGACCTTCCACGCGACTGGCGAAGCCCGAGCTCGTGACGGTGGAAAGCACGCGCGACGGAGTCCCACCGGTTTCCAAACAAACCAACTACACCTACTATACCAGCGGGCGGCTGGACAAGACCATTGACTTCTTCGGGACACCACAGACGAGGACCACGGACCGGCAGTACAACAACACCGGCAATCTGGTGTTGCAGCGTGAGTATTACACCGCGCTTCCTGTGGCCGGTTACCGGACCACGCAACTCGCGTACGACGCCAAGCGGCGCTACCCAACGGAGCAGACGATCGTCTGGAACGATGGAGGTGTATTCAGGGACATTACCACTACAACCACCTGTGGGGACCCGCGCTGGGGCGCGCCCACGGCCCAATTGGGCCCTGACGGGCTGACCACCCTGAGCACATACGATAGTTGGGGACGGACCAGCACATGGAGCGCACCCCATGAGGCAGGAACCCCGCGATATGAATTGACCTACGAGCACGATTGGGCTGTTGACCCTGTTACCCATCAGTACACGCAGCTGCGCACGAACGACCCTGGCGGGGCCGATCGCATCGGCTACTTCGACCTGTTCGGCCGCGAGGTGGAGGCATGGACCGAGGCTTACGACCATGGTTGGCACGAACAGACCATGGCCTACGATGCCGCAGGCCGCTTGGCTGAGCAGACCGTGCCGCATTTCGATGGTGAGGCCTTCGAGACCGTGAACCTTGGCTATGATGACTATCACCGTCTGAGCACCAGCACCAGCGATGTGCGTGGAACGAGCACCAAGGCGTATTCCGTCGCCCAGAACGGCGAACTAACGGTGACCAGTACTACACCTGCCGGACATGTGAGCACGGTAACAACCGATGGAACGGGAAAGACCGTAAGGGCCTCCGACGACGGTGGCGAGCTGAGCTACAGCTATGATAGCTGGGGCAACCTGCTCCGCGTGAAGCACGGCGGACAAAGCCTTAGCTGGTGGACCTATGACTCTTATGGCCGTCGCGAAACGATGCATGACGTGGATGCCGGCACCACCGCATATGCTTATGATGGTTTCGGTCAGATCACCACCGAGGTGAATGCCCTTGGCCAAGCGACGGAACTGACGCGCGACAATCTGGGGCGAGTGCTCAGCAGGACCGGTGAAGAGGGTACCACGACATACACCTATTTCTACCAGAACGACCGGTTCGTGAACGTGCCGGTGACCATTGAAGGACCGGATGCCACATTCTCCTATGAATACGACGATAGCTACAACCGGATGACCAAGGAACTGCGCACGATCAATGGCGTGGACTACCCCATGTATTTCACCTACGATGATCATGACCGTTTGAGCACAATAGAGTACGGGAGCCAATTGCAAGTGCTACGGAGCTACTTTGACAATGGGGCCCTGGCCACGGTGGAGACGAGCTTCGGGACCGTCTTCGACAGCCCCGAGATGAACGGTCTGGGACAGTACACGGGCTATATGATGGCGGATGGGAACGAGTTGGATATCGTGCGCGAGCACGGTTGGACCAAGGAGATCACAGCAGGCACGGTGCAGGACCTTGCGTACGATATCGAACCGGAGACCGGGAACATGCTGAGCCGGTACGACCGTGTGAAGGAGCGCAAGGAGATCTTCACGTACGACGACCTCGACCGGTTGAAGACGTCCGAAGTGTTGAGCGTGCTGGGCGGTGGCAACTACAGCTTGGTGAGCAGCACTGAGTATGAGTACGATGAGTTCGGAACAGGGCAAAGCCGGGGCAACTTGGAGGTGAAGAGCGACGTGGGCCAATTGAAATTCAGCGGGCGGCACAAGGTGAGCGGTGCTTACAACCTCGACTATCCGAACCCGAACAACCAACCGCCCAAGCTCATCAATCTCGAAACGCAGACCGTCGAGTACACGCCGTTCCAAAAGGCGAGCAGGGTGATGGAATTGGTGGGCACGGACGACTGGAAGCTGGACTACACCTATGGGCCGGATCAACAACGGGTTTTGAGCGTGCTGGAGCAGAACGGGAGCGGGTACATGAGCCGCGTGTATGCCGGATCGTTCGAGAAGGTGGAGCAGCAAGGCGATGCTTGGGAGGTGCATTACATCGGCGGCGGGGACGGCCTTTGCGCCATGGTGGTGCACGACCTAACGCAGAACGAATGGAAGACCTACGCCGTGTACAAGGACCACCAGGGCAGCTTGGTAACCCTGACGGACGCCGACGGCGGAAGCGTGGTGACGGAGCAAGCCTTCGATGCCTGGGGCCGTTGGCGGAACCCGCAGGACTGGGGCGACACGGACATACCGCAGCAGCCCTTCTGGCTGTTGCGCGGCTACACCGGCCACGAGCACATGGAGCCCTTCGCCAGCATCAACATGAACGGGCGCCTGTACGATCCGGTGAACGGCCGCATGTTCTCAGCCGACAACTACGTGCAGGGCAGCAATTGGACGCAGGGCTACAACCGCTACGCCTACGCGGCCAACAACCCGATGAAGTACACAGATCCAACGGGGGACTTCATTGTGATCGATGACTGGTTGCATGGCTTTGTCCATGGCTACTTCTCAACTAGCACGGATCGCTGGGATGCAGGCGTCGCAGTTGGGAACCATGAGGGTGAAATGGCCGCGCGCATTTGGGCAGGGTTGGGTCAGACAGATTCCAAAAATGACTTCTGGGGGCAGAGCTGGGAGATCATCTCAAGACTGACATGGCAATCACCCCAAACCGCCTTCGGTCTCGGTTACGGACTGTTCACGAACATGACGAGTGACGTGAACTCCGTTGAGACCTATGGTGGTGCCACGGTAATTAATGTGACCGGTTTCAGCGGTGGAGTTACGATTGGATCATACATCACTGGCGGAACCTCGATCAAGGCAGATCCAAGCAACCCCTTGTTCCAGCACGAGTATGGGCACTACCTTCAGAGCAAAGCATATGGGCCATGGTATATGGAAAAAGTGGCCCTGCCAAGCCTTATCAGCGCGGCGTCGAGCGAGACCGGTACTGAGCACGGTGCTCATCCCGTGGAGCAGGATGCGAACAGGAGGTCGTTCGAGTATATGCAAGGAAGGTACGAGCAGTATAATGGCTGGAACCACAACAGCAATACGATTTTGGTCTACGATGCAACTCGGGGCTACTCCGATGCGAGCAACCGCGCGGCATTGCAGCGAGCCAAAGTGAGCTTAGAGTGGTACGACTTTGCCATAACGGGTTTTACTGGCGGCTTTACTTTAACCGGTGGTATTGTCAACGTAATCAACATGAACTACTGA
- a CDS encoding T9SS type A sorting domain-containing protein encodes MRVRSTLFVCLCLSSTVGAQNLIPNPGFEDHSGCAGGVDWQSLDDWINPGSQPEYLHACNNPLDPSVGVPGNLLGYQFSHSGDGHIAVSTYLRNLGPNHPYATAHLNTPLTAGTDYCVRIWINLLEASEVITHHLHGLFTDTIPSTWQEADTAWAADAQVIFNTASVDTANWTALDAVYTAAGGEEYFTFGNFLADSLSTITNITPPHYRCTFVVDDVWVGSCDVSVADEQAAPVLSIYPNPASEFVTVSSASQLVNAQLRVFDIHGQVVLSDHVAGTNCRISVAHLPAGTYYVRLQDGETSNTLTFSKSAP; translated from the coding sequence ATGCGCGTTCGCTCTACCCTCTTTGTATGTCTGTGCCTTTCGAGTACGGTTGGCGCCCAGAACCTCATTCCAAACCCCGGCTTCGAGGACCATTCGGGGTGCGCCGGTGGTGTCGATTGGCAAAGCCTCGACGATTGGATCAACCCGGGGAGCCAACCGGAGTACTTGCACGCCTGCAACAATCCACTGGACCCCTCCGTTGGCGTTCCGGGTAACCTGCTCGGTTACCAATTCTCTCACTCCGGTGACGGTCATATTGCCGTGAGCACCTACCTGCGCAACCTAGGCCCCAACCACCCTTATGCCACTGCTCATCTGAACACACCACTTACTGCGGGTACCGATTATTGTGTGCGCATCTGGATCAACCTCCTGGAAGCCTCCGAGGTCATCACTCACCACCTGCATGGCCTCTTTACCGATACCATCCCCAGCACCTGGCAAGAAGCGGATACGGCATGGGCGGCCGATGCACAGGTCATCTTCAATACCGCCAGTGTCGATACCGCCAATTGGACCGCCCTCGATGCGGTCTATACCGCTGCGGGAGGAGAGGAGTACTTCACCTTCGGGAACTTCCTGGCCGATTCCCTCAGCACCATCACCAACATAACACCACCGCACTACCGGTGTACGTTCGTTGTGGATGATGTGTGGGTGGGTTCGTGTGATGTGAGTGTGGCAGATGAGCAGGCCGCACCGGTGCTGAGCATCTATCCGAACCCGGCTTCGGAGTTCGTTACTGTTTCATCCGCTTCTCAACTCGTGAATGCGCAGTTGCGGGTCTTCGACATACACGGACAAGTTGTGCTGTCGGATCATGTCGCAGGCACCAACTGCCGAATCAGCGTTGCCCACCTTCCAGCGGGCACCTACTACGTTCGCCTGCAGGATGGCGAAACATCGAACACACTTACCTTCTCCAAGTCAGCGCCATAG
- a CDS encoding T9SS type A sorting domain-containing protein — protein MRTESDVRRTVLLFGFLAVCMVAQAQGGCKVRYQYDAGGNRIQREWYCWTGEEEEEQEHEEGMAPQTGSTKAAMLEANAMRLHPNPSDDFVNFQLRMPVENGQLEVLDAEGHTVLSDQFTGLTHRLSIAHLPAGTYFARISVGSEMLISPFSVSHH, from the coding sequence ATGAGAACGGAGTCCGATGTTCGCCGAACGGTCTTGCTCTTCGGCTTTTTGGCCGTGTGCATGGTCGCACAAGCACAAGGCGGTTGCAAGGTGCGTTACCAATACGATGCGGGTGGTAACCGCATACAGCGCGAATGGTACTGTTGGACCGGGGAAGAGGAGGAAGAGCAGGAGCACGAAGAGGGCATGGCGCCTCAGACAGGTAGCACGAAGGCCGCTATGCTCGAAGCCAATGCGATGCGCTTGCATCCGAACCCGTCCGACGATTTCGTCAACTTCCAGCTCCGAATGCCGGTGGAGAACGGTCAGCTAGAGGTCCTGGATGCCGAAGGACACACAGTCCTGAGCGACCAGTTCACGGGCCTCACTCACCGCCTCAGCATCGCCCACCTCCCAGCGGGCACCTACTTCGCTCGTATCAGCGTAGGCTCCGAGATGCTCATTTCACCCTTCTCCGTCTCGCACCATTGA
- the lptC gene encoding LPS export ABC transporter periplasmic protein LptC: protein MGRRFHAVNTLCFFLTQRRREHRGNAGARCCSAFSAPLRETGFLLLALFLFSACKNDLDSVAAVDLHADGPDRTSTEVEYFYSDSAIVRNRLRAARVEEYMTKPERTELSGGIELVFFTASGAEGSKLTAQRGTIRNAERLMRVAGDVVFVNTKGETLRTEELHWVQDSAIIRTDKPVTIERKQDVIHGQGMRAAEDFSRYEITRITGVVAVQKDSLENTP, encoded by the coding sequence ATGGGTCGTCGCTTTCACGCGGTGAACACCTTGTGTTTTTTTCTCACGCAGAGGCGCAGAGAACACAGAGGAAATGCTGGAGCACGATGCTGCTCTGCGTTCTCTGCGCCTCTGCGTGAAACCGGATTTCTCCTCCTAGCTCTCTTTCTTTTTTCCGCGTGCAAGAACGACCTCGACAGTGTGGCCGCCGTTGATCTGCACGCCGATGGTCCCGATCGCACCAGCACCGAGGTGGAGTACTTCTACAGCGACAGTGCCATCGTGCGCAACCGACTGCGCGCAGCCCGGGTGGAGGAGTACATGACCAAGCCCGAACGCACCGAACTGAGCGGCGGAATTGAGCTGGTGTTCTTCACCGCCAGTGGCGCCGAAGGCAGCAAGCTCACGGCCCAGCGGGGTACCATACGCAACGCGGAACGCCTCATGCGCGTGGCCGGCGATGTGGTGTTCGTGAACACCAAGGGCGAAACACTGCGCACCGAGGAACTGCACTGGGTGCAGGACAGCGCCATCATCCGCACGGACAAGCCCGTCACCATCGAACGCAAGCAGGACGTGATCCACGGGCAGGGCATGCGTGCCGCCGAGGATTTCAGCCGTTACGAGATCACGCGCATCACCGGCGTGGTGGCCGTGCAAAAGGACTCACTGGAGAACACACCATGA
- a CDS encoding type III pantothenate kinase: MPTGPLHLVLDVGNTRVKAALFSGRSVVKHAVLEAAKATDWERWLAGAKPAAIALAASGELPEELMEWGAATAPLFRLTGQSPSLLGTSYATPHTLGTDRWADALAAWQLGAGRPCVAIDLGTCVTYNIVGPDGVFQGGAISPGLHMRARAMHEQTARLPLVEVDAMPPLVGTDTASSLKSGAFHGVLAELWGYTNALRQQWPDLFVVLTGGDALLFTGHLRSSIFADPLLTLRGLHALLEHQLHHGAGPAGAGR, translated from the coding sequence ATGCCCACCGGCCCTCTTCACCTTGTGCTCGATGTCGGCAATACACGGGTGAAAGCCGCGCTGTTCAGCGGCCGCTCCGTGGTGAAGCATGCCGTCCTGGAAGCCGCAAAGGCAACGGACTGGGAACGATGGCTTGCGGGTGCGAAGCCAGCCGCCATCGCCCTTGCAGCAAGCGGTGAACTGCCGGAGGAACTGATGGAGTGGGGTGCAGCCACCGCCCCGCTCTTTCGCTTGACAGGCCAAAGCCCATCGCTGTTGGGCACTTCTTACGCCACACCACACACGTTGGGCACCGATCGATGGGCCGATGCCTTGGCGGCTTGGCAACTCGGCGCTGGAAGGCCCTGTGTGGCCATCGACCTGGGCACCTGTGTTACCTACAACATTGTCGGGCCGGACGGGGTATTCCAAGGTGGGGCCATCAGCCCGGGGCTGCACATGCGCGCGCGGGCCATGCACGAGCAAACAGCACGTCTGCCGTTGGTTGAAGTGGACGCCATGCCACCGCTCGTGGGCACGGACACGGCTTCCTCGCTGAAGAGCGGTGCATTCCACGGTGTGCTTGCGGAGTTGTGGGGCTACACCAACGCCCTGCGGCAACAATGGCCCGACTTGTTCGTTGTGCTCACCGGCGGCGACGCACTCCTGTTCACCGGGCACCTGCGAAGCAGCATCTTTGCCGACCCTTTATTGACCCTGCGCGGACTGCATGCACTCTTGGAACATCAACTGCACCACGGCGCTGGCCCTGCTGGCGCTGGCCGGTAG
- a CDS encoding HD domain-containing protein, which translates to MDYSSAKSFILAQLQGRLPYDRTYHSYGHTLDVHRAAIDIARQEGVGGDDLTLLKTAALYHDVGFVRGNERHEEVSCTIARESLPGFGYTSEQVEAICTMIMATRIPQTPQDPLSAILCDADLDYLGRDDFFTVGNHLFRELKQYGILSTERSWNELQVTFLSQHHYFTATNQRAREPKKQQHLERVRQWLKENP; encoded by the coding sequence ATGGATTACAGTTCGGCCAAATCGTTCATCCTTGCGCAACTGCAAGGCCGGTTACCGTACGACCGTACGTACCACAGCTATGGCCATACGCTCGATGTGCACAGGGCCGCCATCGATATCGCCCGGCAGGAAGGTGTGGGAGGCGATGACCTGACCCTGCTCAAGACGGCTGCTCTTTACCATGATGTCGGTTTCGTGCGTGGCAACGAGCGCCACGAGGAAGTCAGCTGCACCATCGCCCGCGAATCGCTGCCCGGCTTCGGCTATACCAGCGAGCAGGTGGAGGCCATCTGCACCATGATCATGGCCACCCGCATCCCGCAAACGCCGCAGGACCCGCTCAGCGCCATCCTCTGCGATGCAGACCTTGATTACTTGGGCCGCGATGACTTCTTCACCGTGGGCAACCACCTCTTCCGCGAGTTGAAACAATACGGCATACTCAGCACGGAACGCTCCTGGAACGAACTCCAGGTCACCTTCCTCAGCCAGCACCACTACTTCACGGCTACCAACCAGCGCGCGCGCGAACCGAAGAAGCAGCAGCACTTGGAGCGCGTGCGGCAATGGTTGAAGGAAAATCCCTGA
- a CDS encoding 2,3-bisphosphoglycerate-independent phosphoglycerate mutase has protein sequence MTNRKVALIILDGWGIGAGDHTDAIAKARTPFIDGLRATVPHAALRTDGRNVGLPDGQMGNSEVGHLNIGAGRVVYQDLVRVDKAIEDGSLEKNEELQRAFTAAKTIGKRLHFMGLVSKGGVHSMQAHLAALCHMAKRAGVPVVLVHAFTDGRDAAPNSGLGYMEELLRDIAGSGAQVATVCGRYYAMDRDKRWERIKRAYDLLVDGKGTEAKDALDVFRTSYANNITDEFIEPHHIAGIDGRIRPDDVVVCFNFRTDRCREITVALTQRDMPEHGMRTLPLHYVTMTEYDSTYRNVHVLFTKDNLSMTLGEVVANAGLTQLRAAETEKYPHVTFFFSGGREEPYTGEERIMAASPKVATYDLQPEMSALELAQRVAEYLIAKKPDFVCLNFANPDMVGHTGVFDAIVKAVETTDRCAQQVVEAGRKAGYSFVIIADHGNADKAMNPDGTPHTAHTTNPVPVFIIDDRNWNVRDGILADVAPTVLRLMGVQQPGEMTGKSLIG, from the coding sequence ATGACGAACAGGAAAGTCGCGCTGATCATCCTCGATGGATGGGGCATTGGCGCAGGCGACCACACCGATGCGATCGCGAAAGCGCGCACACCGTTCATCGATGGGCTGCGTGCCACCGTTCCGCACGCCGCTCTGCGCACCGACGGCCGCAACGTGGGCCTGCCCGATGGCCAGATGGGGAACAGTGAGGTGGGCCATTTGAACATCGGCGCGGGCCGTGTGGTTTACCAGGACCTGGTGCGTGTGGACAAGGCCATTGAGGATGGGTCGCTGGAGAAGAACGAAGAGCTTCAGCGGGCATTCACCGCTGCGAAGACCATCGGCAAGCGATTGCACTTCATGGGCTTGGTGAGCAAGGGTGGTGTGCACAGCATGCAAGCACACCTTGCGGCATTGTGCCACATGGCCAAGCGTGCTGGAGTTCCCGTAGTGCTGGTGCATGCGTTCACAGATGGCCGCGATGCCGCGCCGAACAGCGGGCTGGGCTACATGGAGGAACTGCTGCGCGACATTGCCGGAAGCGGCGCACAGGTGGCGACCGTGTGCGGGCGCTACTACGCCATGGACCGCGATAAACGGTGGGAGCGCATCAAACGGGCTTATGACCTCCTGGTGGACGGAAAGGGAACGGAAGCGAAGGATGCGCTCGATGTCTTCCGAACGAGCTACGCGAACAACATCACGGACGAGTTCATCGAACCGCACCACATCGCGGGCATCGATGGCCGCATAAGGCCCGATGACGTGGTAGTGTGCTTCAACTTCCGCACGGACCGCTGCCGCGAGATCACCGTGGCGCTGACGCAGCGCGACATGCCCGAGCACGGCATGCGCACACTACCGCTGCACTACGTGACTATGACCGAGTACGACAGCACCTACCGCAACGTGCACGTGCTCTTCACCAAGGACAACCTGAGCATGACACTGGGCGAGGTGGTCGCGAACGCCGGGCTGACCCAACTGCGGGCGGCCGAGACCGAAAAGTACCCGCACGTCACGTTCTTCTTCAGCGGAGGTCGGGAGGAGCCGTACACGGGCGAGGAACGCATCATGGCAGCATCACCGAAAGTGGCCACCTACGACCTGCAGCCGGAGATGAGCGCACTGGAACTGGCGCAGCGCGTCGCCGAGTACCTGATAGCCAAGAAGCCCGACTTCGTTTGCCTCAACTTCGCCAACCCCGACATGGTGGGCCACACGGGCGTGTTCGATGCCATCGTGAAGGCCGTGGAGACAACGGACCGATGTGCACAGCAAGTGGTGGAAGCAGGCCGAAAAGCGGGCTACAGCTTCGTCATCATCGCGGACCACGGCAATGCCGACAAGGCCATGAACCCCGACGGCACGCCGCACACTGCGCACACCACCAACCCGGTGCCGGTGTTCATCATCGATGATCGCAACTGGAACGTGCGCGACGGCATCCTCGCTGACGTTGCGCCAACCGTGTTGCGCCTCATGGGCGTTCAGCAGCCTGGAGAGATGACGGGGAAGAGCTTGATCGGCTGA